From Primulina tabacum isolate GXHZ01 chromosome 2, ASM2559414v2, whole genome shotgun sequence, one genomic window encodes:
- the LOC142536970 gene encoding putative calcium-binding protein CML18, whose protein sequence is MENNQDPRKAPLTKEEEVEQVFSKFDTNGDGKISLTELSAILNVLRSATAEEEVASIMSELDVDGDGFIDLNEFKAFHFGGGDKNKELKEAFDLYDQDKNGKISATELHAVLKSLGEKCSLIDCRRMISNVDVDGDGCVNFEEFKKMMTGAS, encoded by the coding sequence ATGGAGAATAATCAAGATCCAAGAAAAGCCCCATTAACCAAGGAAGAAGAAGTGGAGCAAGTATTCAGCAAATTCGACACCAACGGCGACGGAAAGATCTCGTTAACCGAACTGTCAGCCATACTCAACGTCCTCAGATCCGCCACCGCCGAGGAGGAGGTGGCTAGTATCATGTCGGAGCTGGATGTGGACGGGGACGGCTTCATCGACTTGAACGAGTTCAAGGCCTTCCACTTCGGCGGAGGGGACAAGAACAAGGAGTTGAAGGAGGCGTTCGACTTGTATGACCAGGACAAGAACGGGAAGATCTCAGCGACGGAGCTGCACGCCGTGCTGAAGAGCCTGGGCGAGAAGTGCTCGCTCATAGACTGCCGGAGGATGATCAGCAACGTCGACGTGGATGGCGACGGCTGCGTGAATTTCGAGGAATTTAAGAAGATGATGACCGGGGCTTCATGA
- the LOC142536971 gene encoding protein PTST, chloroplastic has product MGFSILGSSVQQCLTRINMERIGKFEGNAIGWNENRSKILNGFSIGKNYVHRGPWRVFCNPVSLEEEFSALQSKKFSKDEEPESEDLRDEALLEAPSNEELKALLLDSERSNLLKKLGEANQQNRFLKRQIQASEDALFNFMGELAVVELEIQALISLAQEITNYTIPDGSRKINGKYIQSHLLSRLEAVQEKIAKQIKDVDAAQLQEVPLFWSGMAESVQVMGSFDGWSQGEHLSPEYTDSYTTFSTTLMLRRGRYEIKFLVDGEWQLSPEFPTVGEGLMQNNLLTVE; this is encoded by the exons ATGGGCTTTAGTATACTCGGCAGTTCCGTGCAACAATGTTTAACCAG GATAAATATGGAAAGAATTGGTAAATTTGAAGGCAATGCTATTGGCTGGAATGAGAATAGATCGAAAATTTTGAACGGTTTTTCTATTGGTAAAAATTATGTTCACCGTGGCCCTTGGAGAGTGTTTTGTAACCCTGTTAGTCTGGAGGAGGAATTCTCAGCACTACAGTCTAAGAAATTCTCCAAGGATGAGGAGCCTGAATCTGAGGATTTACGTGACGAAGCCCTTTTAGAAGCACCAAGTAATGAAGAG TTAAAAGCATTACTTCTTGATTCTGAAAGATCAAATCTTTTGAAGAAGCTGGGTGAAGCAAATCAACAGAATCGGTTTCTGAAGCGCCAG ATACAAGCCAGTGAAGATGCCCTATTTAATTTCATGGGTGAACTTGCTGTCGTGGAACTTGAGATTCAG GCTTTGATTAGTTTAGCACAAGAAATTACGAACTATACTATTCCAGATGGTTCAAGGAAGATTAATGGAAAGTACATTCAGTCTCATCTTCTTTCTCGGCTAGAAG CTGTCCAAGAAAAAATAGCCAAACAGATTAAGGATGTGGACGCTGCACAATTGCAAGAGGTTCCTTTGTTCTGGTCTGGCATGGCAGAG AGTGTGCAAGTAATGGGTTCCTTTGATGGATGGAGTCAAGGAGAGCATCTATCACCGGAGTACACTGATTCATATACAACATTCTCAACAACTTTGATGCTTAGACGTGGAAG GTATGAAATCAAGTTCTTGGTAGACGGGGAATGGCAACTATCACCTGAATTTCCCACCGTCGGTGAAGGGTTAATGCAGAACAATTTACTGACAGTAGAATAG